In Nicotiana tabacum cultivar K326 chromosome 2, ASM71507v2, whole genome shotgun sequence, the following proteins share a genomic window:
- the LOC107792681 gene encoding 3-hydroxyisobutyryl-CoA hydrolase-like protein 1, mitochondrial has translation MFKSSFLLRPFVRSYCRSLCTLSNSDVIVDPVLVEGKGSNRTVILNRPSVLNALNYSTGSRLLQLYRSWGDDPAVGFLILKGKGRAFCAGGDVINTYNMIQKGNIDECKELYQKIYSLAYVIGTYSKPQVALLNGITMGGGAAISIPGTFRVATEKTVFANPETLIGFHPDAGASFYLAHLPGYLGEYLALTGDKLSGAETMSCGLATHYCLSERLPLIEEQLGKLITDEPSIIESSLAKFGDVVHPDRMSVLQRIETLNKCFCHETVEEIIDSLESEAGKTADALCISTLKRLREVSPLSLKVSLRSIREGRFQTLEQCIIREYRMTLQAFFGRITRDYCEGVRARMLDKDLSPKWDPPSLEHVTSDMVDEYFSPLTALEPDLELPTQQPEALPVLM, from the exons ATGTTCAAATCATCATTCTTACTGCGTCCTTTTGTCCGCAGCTACTGCAGAAGCCTTTGTACTCTGTCCAATAGCGATGTCATTGTCGACCCA GTATTAGTTGAAGGGAAAGGTTCTAATAGGACTGTTATTCTCAATAGGCCCTCTGTGCTTAATGCTCTCAATTATTCCACT GGGTCTAGGTTATTGCAGCTGTACAGAAGTTGGGGAGATGATCCTGCTGTTGGATTCCTAATATTGAAG GGGAAGGGCCGTGCATTTTGTGCTGGAGGTGATGTTATCAATACTTATAATATGATACAGAAAG GTAACATTGACGAGTGTAAAGAACTTTATCAGAAAATATACAGTCTAGCATATGTTATTGGCACATACTCGAAACCACAG GTAGCTCTTCTAAATGGAATCACAATGGGTGGTGGAGCTGCAATTTCAATCCCAGGAACATTCCGTGTTGCGACTGAAAAAACT GTTTTTGCCAATCCTGAAACATTGATTGGTTTCCATCCAGATGCTGGTGCATCCTTTTACCTCGCACACCTACCTGGTTATTTAG GAGAGTACCTGGCCCTAACAGGAGACAAGCTCAGTGGAGCGGAAACGATGTCCTGTGGTCTTGCTACACACTACTGTCTCAGCGAA AGGCTTCCCTTAATCGAGGAACAACTCGGAAAGCTTATAACGGACGAACCTTCTATCATTGAAAGTTCCCTTGCAAAATTTGGAGATGTTGTCCATCCGGATCGAATGAGTGTACTTCAAAG GATTGAAACACTTAATAAATGTTTCTGCCATGAGACAGTGGAGGAAATCATTGATTCTCTG GAAAGTGAGGCAGGCAAAACAGCAGATGCCTTGTGCATTTCAACACTGAAGAGACTAAGAGAGGTGTCGCCATTGAGCTTGAAGGTTTCTTTAAGATCA ATACGTGAAGGCAGATTTCAAACTCTTGAGCAGTGCATAATTCGTGAGTATCGAATGACATTACAAGCATTCTTTGGACGAATTACTCGTGACTACTGTGAG GGGGTTCGAGCACGGATGTTGGATAAAGATCTTTCCCCCAAG TGGGATCCTCCAAGCTTGGAACATGTAACGAGTGACATGGTAGATGAGTATTTTTCTCCTCTAACAGCATTGGAACCGGATTTGGAGCTACCAACACAGCAACCGGAAGCTTTACCTGTGCTTATGTAA